The Pelecanus crispus isolate bPelCri1 chromosome 7, bPelCri1.pri, whole genome shotgun sequence genome includes a window with the following:
- the RBPMS2 gene encoding RNA-binding protein with multiple splicing 2 has product MSNLNKDTEHTNGSGNVEEEVRTLFVSGLPVDIKPRELYLLFRPFKGYEGSLIKLTSKQPVGFVTFDSRAGAEAAKNALNGIRFDPENPQTLRLEFAKANTKMAKSKLMATPNPTNIHPALGAHFIARDPYDLTGAALIPASPEAWAPYPLYTTELTPAIPHAAFTYPAAAAAAAALHAQMRWYPPSEATQQGWKSRQFC; this is encoded by the exons GTACGGACGCTGTTTGTCAGTGGCCTTCCTGTGGATATCAAGCCCAGAGAGCTCTACCTACTCTTCCGACCATTCAAG gGTTATGAAGGGTCACTGATCAAGCTAACTTCAAAACAG CCAGTTGGTTTTGTGACCTTTGACAGCCGGGCTGGTGCTGAAGCAGCAAAGAATGCCTTGAAT GGCATCCGCTTTGACCCAGAGAATCCCCAGACCTTGCGTTTAGAGTTTGCTAAAGCCAACACAAAGATGGCCAAGAGCAAGCTGATGGCCACGCCAAACCCCACCAATATCCACCCTGCCTTGGGCGCACACTTCATTGCACGGGACCCCT ATGACCTGACTGGAGCAGCTCTTATTCCAGCATCCCCAGAAGCGTGGGCTCCCTACCCACTGTACACCACGGAGCTAACCCCTGCCATCCCCCATGCTGCCTTCACATACCcagcggctgctgctgcagctgctgctcttcacGCTCAG atgcGCTGGTATCCTCCTTCCGAAGCTACCCAGCAAGGATGGAAGTCTCGTCAGTTTTGTTAG